A genomic stretch from Bacterioplanes sanyensis includes:
- a CDS encoding transposase, with protein MKRSTSELTDQQWAHIEPCLPSLPRGKGGPKPISNRACFEGILWVLRSGARWRDLPERYPSPSTCWRRLQYWEEQGAWVKAWRKLLRVLDQQSRLNWEESFSDGSFAPAKKGASVLEKPSVVRGRSG; from the coding sequence ATGAAACGTTCAACCTCAGAACTGACCGACCAACAGTGGGCACACATTGAGCCTTGTTTACCCAGCCTGCCTCGTGGCAAAGGGGGTCCCAAACCTATCAGCAATCGAGCCTGTTTCGAGGGCATTTTATGGGTCTTACGTTCAGGTGCGCGCTGGCGTGATCTACCCGAGCGCTATCCTTCACCGAGTACCTGCTGGCGCCGCCTTCAGTACTGGGAAGAGCAAGGTGCATGGGTCAAAGCCTGGCGTAAGCTTCTTCGCGTTCTGGATCAACAGTCGCGGTTAAATTGGGAAGAATCGTTTTCTGATGGTAGTTTTGCACCCGCAAAAAAAGGGGCCTCGGTGTTGGAAAAACCAAGCGTGGTAAGGGGTCGAAGCGGATGA
- a CDS encoding LysE family translocator, with amino-acid sequence MSLFSLWLGVMFPLVFSPGPANIVFAVSGAQMGVRRSLPLLAGVDTVFILVSILVGFGFGQVMQRYPDVVQVMQWLGAAYLIYLAWTFLRSSLRVADTQAKPLGFVDGVVIQVLNSKGWLMVVLMYSLFSEPALEQFGALGIWVLVVWLAVLNISIHLVWIKAGHIISQWSQHPGHQRWQSAFYAACLLLVAIWLLLDSRLA; translated from the coding sequence ATGAGTCTGTTCAGCTTGTGGTTGGGCGTCATGTTTCCGCTGGTATTTAGCCCAGGGCCGGCCAATATTGTATTTGCTGTCAGCGGTGCGCAAATGGGAGTGCGTCGGTCACTGCCACTGTTAGCGGGTGTCGATACCGTCTTTATTCTTGTATCCATTCTGGTTGGCTTTGGCTTTGGTCAGGTGATGCAACGTTATCCTGATGTCGTGCAGGTTATGCAGTGGCTTGGGGCTGCTTATCTGATCTACTTGGCGTGGACGTTTCTGCGCTCTTCTCTGCGCGTTGCAGATACACAAGCTAAACCGCTTGGATTTGTTGACGGGGTGGTGATTCAGGTGCTCAACAGCAAGGGGTGGCTAATGGTGGTGTTGATGTACTCGCTGTTTTCTGAGCCTGCGCTGGAGCAGTTCGGAGCATTGGGCATCTGGGTATTGGTGGTTTGGTTGGCCGTGCTCAATATCTCCATTCATTTGGTGTGGATCAAGGCCGGTCACATCATTTCGCAGTGGTCGCAACATCCTGGGCACCAGCGTTGGCAGTCCGCATTTTATGCCGCGTGTTTATTGCTGGTGGCCATCTGGCTGCTGTTGGACAGCCGCTTAGCCTGA
- a CDS encoding AraC family transcriptional regulator, which produces MEHSQVWRPQQWSGVELLAAKFTRFEFAKHWHDELAIGVIEQGAEGLHYQGQKLLVPQRHIVAINAAEVHTGFAGSEQGWTYRMFYFDTEILQRWLGPELPQFSPTLQHSIVQDDELFLCLQQLHQAWQYGSLLLSQQSLLCTTLVTLFQRYGGHYATTDGTAGVTASMSLARDYLHQHWRDNIGSEVLEQLTGLSRFQLIRQFKQQYGMAPHQYLLALKVRHARHMLLQGYSSADIAVACGFYDQSHFSRNFKKTLGVPPARYAAAS; this is translated from the coding sequence ATGGAACATTCCCAGGTGTGGCGGCCACAGCAGTGGAGCGGTGTGGAATTGCTGGCGGCCAAATTTACCCGCTTTGAATTTGCGAAACATTGGCACGACGAGTTGGCCATCGGTGTGATCGAACAAGGCGCCGAGGGCTTGCACTATCAGGGGCAAAAGCTGCTGGTGCCACAGCGGCATATCGTAGCCATTAATGCCGCTGAAGTGCATACCGGCTTTGCTGGCAGCGAGCAGGGCTGGACGTATCGCATGTTTTATTTCGATACCGAGATATTGCAGCGCTGGTTAGGTCCAGAGTTGCCTCAGTTTTCGCCCACCTTGCAGCACAGCATTGTTCAGGATGACGAATTATTTCTTTGTTTACAACAACTGCATCAAGCTTGGCAATACGGCAGTTTATTGCTCAGTCAGCAGTCGCTGTTGTGTACCACCTTGGTGACCTTGTTTCAGCGTTATGGCGGCCATTACGCTACGACGGATGGCACAGCTGGCGTTACTGCCAGCATGTCTTTGGCGCGTGATTATTTGCATCAACACTGGCGTGACAATATAGGCTCTGAGGTGTTAGAGCAGTTGACAGGGTTAAGTCGTTTTCAGCTAATTCGCCAGTTTAAGCAGCAATATGGTATGGCACCGCATCAATATTTATTGGCATTAAAAGTACGCCATGCCCGGCACATGCTACTGCAGGGGTATAGCAGTGCTGATATTGCTGTGGCTTGCGGTTTTTACGATCAAAGCCACTTTTCTCGTAACTTCAAAAAAACTTTAGGTGTGCCACCAGCACGTTATGCCGCTGCATCATAG
- a CDS encoding glutathione peroxidase — MMSFLRATTAGLLLMAGNSVWADVDTTAGAWQCPEIFQHDMKQLHSSKVLNLCDVVAGKPVLLVNTASHCGFTKQFGDLEAIHQKYKDEGLVVMGVSSDSFNQEAESEEKAAEICFKNFGVSFTMLATVPVRGDEAHPLFKEVAEQDTAPKWNFYKYLINTQGQVVSSNSSMTLPDDDDIQALLAGS, encoded by the coding sequence ATGATGTCTTTTTTACGCGCGACCACCGCGGGCCTGCTGTTAATGGCAGGCAATTCGGTGTGGGCGGATGTCGATACCACGGCTGGTGCTTGGCAGTGTCCGGAAATTTTTCAGCACGACATGAAACAGTTACACAGCTCAAAGGTGCTGAACTTGTGCGATGTGGTAGCGGGCAAACCGGTGCTGCTGGTGAATACCGCCAGCCATTGTGGCTTCACCAAGCAGTTTGGTGATCTGGAGGCGATTCATCAGAAGTATAAAGATGAAGGCCTGGTGGTGATGGGCGTGTCGTCGGATTCCTTTAATCAGGAAGCTGAAAGCGAGGAAAAGGCGGCGGAAATTTGCTTCAAGAACTTCGGTGTGTCCTTCACCATGCTGGCCACAGTGCCGGTCAGAGGCGATGAAGCCCATCCCTTGTTCAAAGAAGTGGCGGAGCAGGATACTGCGCCCAAATGGAATTTTTATAAGTATCTGATCAACACCCAAGGCCAGGTGGTGAGCTCTAACTCGAGCATGACCTTGCCGGATGATGACGATATTCAAGCCTTGCTGGCTGGAAGTTAA
- a CDS encoding LysR family transcriptional regulator: protein MGNNANASPLPDWSGVREFVAVAERGSFTRAAQWLGLSTAHISRQIQALEQRLGSVLLHRTTRKVSLTESGEQYWRQCRPLLDALAEAERSLGQWQTTPVGRLRVTAPMSYGERHIAPLLNSFAARYPQLQLHYWLTNQALDLTEQGYDLAIRVGPLQDSRLIAQRLAGRRLIVCASPEYLAAFGCPQSAQQLQQHHCLAGTLDYWRFADGQVVAISPRLRVNSGPALLDAALKGLGVVQLPDYYVDRYLDSGQLRAVLESYQPQEEGIWALYPNSLRASVKVRLLVEHLQAQLSP, encoded by the coding sequence GTGGGTAATAATGCTAATGCGTCACCATTGCCTGATTGGAGTGGTGTGCGGGAATTTGTGGCGGTGGCCGAGCGTGGTAGCTTCACGCGCGCGGCGCAGTGGCTGGGGTTGTCGACGGCACATATTAGCCGACAAATTCAGGCATTGGAGCAGCGACTCGGCAGCGTATTGCTGCATCGCACTACACGCAAAGTCAGTTTGACCGAATCTGGAGAGCAGTACTGGCGCCAATGTCGGCCACTGCTGGATGCTCTGGCAGAGGCTGAGCGCTCATTGGGGCAATGGCAAACAACACCGGTTGGGCGGCTGCGGGTAACGGCGCCGATGAGCTACGGCGAGCGCCATATCGCGCCGTTGCTGAACAGCTTTGCGGCGCGTTATCCGCAGTTGCAGCTGCACTACTGGCTCACCAATCAAGCCTTGGATTTGACTGAGCAGGGGTATGATCTGGCCATTCGGGTTGGCCCGTTGCAGGACAGTCGTTTGATTGCCCAGCGCCTGGCCGGTCGGCGGCTTATTGTCTGTGCTTCGCCCGAGTATTTGGCTGCATTCGGCTGCCCACAGTCGGCGCAACAATTGCAGCAACATCACTGCCTGGCGGGTACGTTGGACTATTGGCGCTTTGCCGACGGTCAAGTGGTGGCCATTTCGCCGCGGCTGCGAGTGAACAGTGGCCCGGCGCTGTTGGACGCTGCGTTGAAGGGCTTAGGGGTCGTGCAGCTACCGGACTATTACGTTGATCGTTATCTCGATAGCGGCCAACTGCGTGCGGTGCTGGAGTCGTATCAGCCACAGGAAGAGGGCATTTGGGCGCTGTATCCGAACAGCCTAAGAGCGTCGGTCAAAGTACGCTTGCTGGTTGAGCATCTGCAAGCGCAGTTATCACCCTGA